One window of the Pseudomonas knackmussii B13 genome contains the following:
- the glcF gene encoding glycolate oxidase subunit GlcF: MQTNLSEVAKRLEHADEAERVLRSCVHCGFCNATCPTYQELGDELDGPRGRIYLIKQFLEQDEVSAKTQMHLDRCLTCRNCETTCPSGVEYHKLLDIGRAAIEARVPRPLGERLLRTGLLAVVPRPALFKALFGAGQALRPILPASLSQHLPRAIAAPGERPPERHARRVLMLEGCVQQALSPNTNAAAARVLDRLGISVTPAPQAACCGAAEYHLNAQASGLQRARRNIDAWWSAIEEGAEAIVQTASGCGAFVKEYGYLLRDDPQYAAKAVRVSELAKDLIEIVRAEPLESLGLRCDQTLAFHCPCTLQHAQKLGGAVEAVLKRLGFNLTAVPDGHLCCGSAGTYSLTQPELSKRLRANRLDALESGRPDLIATANIGCQIHLDSAGRTPVRHWIELVDQALAGGG; the protein is encoded by the coding sequence ATGCAGACCAACCTGAGCGAAGTAGCCAAGCGCCTGGAGCATGCCGACGAAGCCGAGCGTGTCCTGCGTAGCTGCGTGCACTGCGGCTTTTGCAACGCCACCTGCCCGACCTATCAGGAACTTGGCGACGAGTTGGATGGCCCGCGCGGGCGCATCTACCTGATCAAGCAGTTCCTCGAACAGGACGAGGTGAGCGCGAAGACCCAGATGCACCTGGACCGCTGCCTGACCTGCCGCAATTGCGAAACCACCTGTCCGTCCGGGGTGGAGTACCACAAGCTGCTGGACATCGGCCGCGCGGCCATCGAGGCGCGCGTGCCGCGTCCGTTGGGCGAGCGCCTGCTGCGCACCGGGCTGCTCGCTGTGGTGCCGCGACCGGCGCTGTTCAAGGCGCTGTTTGGGGCCGGCCAGGCGCTACGGCCGATTCTCCCGGCGTCCCTGAGCCAGCACTTGCCGCGCGCCATCGCAGCGCCCGGCGAGCGGCCGCCGGAGCGGCATGCGCGTCGTGTGCTGATGCTCGAAGGCTGCGTGCAGCAGGCGCTGTCGCCGAACACCAACGCGGCCGCCGCGCGTGTGCTCGACCGCCTTGGCATCAGCGTGACGCCTGCGCCTCAGGCCGCCTGTTGCGGTGCCGCGGAATACCACCTGAATGCCCAGGCGTCCGGGCTGCAGCGCGCACGACGCAATATCGACGCCTGGTGGTCGGCCATCGAAGAGGGCGCCGAGGCCATCGTGCAGACCGCCAGCGGCTGCGGCGCCTTCGTCAAGGAATACGGTTACCTGCTGCGCGACGATCCGCAGTACGCCGCCAAGGCGGTTCGCGTGAGTGAGTTGGCGAAGGACCTGATCGAAATCGTCCGCGCCGAGCCGCTGGAAAGCCTCGGCCTGCGCTGCGACCAGACGCTCGCCTTCCACTGCCCCTGCACGCTGCAGCACGCGCAAAAGCTCGGCGGCGCTGTCGAGGCGGTGCTCAAGCGCCTGGGCTTCAACCTCACCGCGGTGCCCGATGGTCATCTCTGCTGCGGCTCGGCCGGTACCTATTCGCTGACGCAGCCGGAGCTGTCGAAGCGCCTGCGCGCCAACCGGCTGGATGCGCTGGAAAGCGGCCGCCCCGACCTGATCGCCACCGCCAACATCGGCTGCCAGATCCACCTCGACAGTGCGGGCCGCACGCCTGTCCGGCACTGGATCGAGCTGGTCGACCAGGCGCTCGCCGGTGGAGGCTGA
- the recG gene encoding ATP-dependent DNA helicase RecG, producing the protein MTELANVPVTALKGVGAALEEKLAKVGLENLQDILFHLPLRYQDRTRVTPIGALRPGQDAVVEGVVSGADVVMGKRRSLLVRLQDGTGTLSLRFYHFSQAQKEGLKRGTHLRCYGEARPGASGLEIYHPEYRALNGDEPIPVEQTLTPIYPTTEGLTQQRLRQLSEQTLARLGPNSLPDWLPAELARDYRLGPLDEAIRYLHRPPPDADLEELAEGRHWAQHRLAFEELLTHQLSLQRLREQVRSQAAPALPPATRLPRQYLKNLGFAPTGAQQRVGAEIAYDLAQSEPMLRLVQGDVGAGKTVVAALAALQAIEAGYQVALMAPTEILAEQHFLNFSKWLQPLGIEVAWLAGKLKGKARAAALERIAAGAPMVVGTHALFQDEVKFARLALAIIDEQHRFGVQQRLALRQKGVDGRLCPHQLIMTATPIPRTLAMSAYADLDTSILDELPPGRTPVNTVLVADSRRFEVIERVRAACREGRQAYWVCTLIEESEELTCQAAETTYEELASALGELRVGLIHGRMKPADKATIMEAFKEGMLQLLVATTVIEVGVDVPNASLMIIENPERLGLAQLHQLRGRVGRGSAASHCVLLYHPPLSQIGRERLAIMRETCDGFVIAERDLELRGPGEMLGTRQTGLLQFKVADLMRDADLLPAVRDAAQALLEHWPEHVSPLLSRWLRHGQQYGQV; encoded by the coding sequence GGTTGGCCTGGAGAACCTGCAGGACATCCTCTTCCACCTGCCGCTGCGCTACCAGGACCGCACCCGCGTCACGCCGATTGGCGCGCTGCGCCCGGGGCAGGACGCAGTGGTCGAGGGCGTGGTGTCCGGCGCCGACGTGGTCATGGGCAAGCGCCGCAGCCTGCTGGTGCGCCTGCAGGACGGCACCGGCACCCTCAGCCTGCGCTTCTACCACTTCAGCCAGGCGCAGAAGGAAGGCCTCAAGCGTGGCACGCACCTGCGCTGCTACGGCGAGGCCCGTCCCGGCGCCTCGGGCCTGGAGATCTACCACCCGGAATACCGCGCGCTGAATGGCGACGAACCTATTCCGGTGGAACAGACGCTGACGCCGATCTACCCGACTACCGAAGGCCTCACCCAGCAGCGCCTGCGCCAGCTCAGCGAGCAGACCCTGGCGCGCCTGGGGCCGAACAGCCTGCCTGACTGGCTGCCGGCCGAGCTGGCCCGCGACTATCGCCTGGGTCCGCTCGACGAGGCGATCCGCTACCTGCACCGACCGCCGCCGGACGCCGATCTCGAAGAACTCGCCGAAGGCCGCCACTGGGCGCAGCACCGCCTCGCATTCGAGGAACTGCTGACCCACCAACTGTCGCTGCAGCGCCTGCGCGAGCAGGTTCGTTCGCAGGCTGCCCCCGCGCTGCCGCCAGCCACCCGGCTGCCGCGGCAGTACCTGAAGAACCTGGGCTTCGCCCCCACCGGCGCGCAACAGCGTGTGGGCGCGGAGATCGCCTACGACCTGGCGCAGTCCGAGCCCATGCTGCGCCTGGTGCAGGGTGACGTCGGCGCCGGCAAGACGGTAGTCGCAGCCCTCGCCGCGCTGCAGGCCATCGAGGCTGGCTACCAGGTGGCGCTGATGGCGCCCACGGAAATCCTCGCCGAGCAGCACTTCCTCAACTTCAGCAAGTGGCTGCAGCCATTGGGCATCGAGGTCGCCTGGCTGGCCGGCAAGCTCAAGGGCAAGGCGCGCGCCGCCGCCCTGGAGCGCATCGCCGCCGGCGCGCCCATGGTGGTCGGCACCCACGCGCTGTTCCAGGACGAGGTGAAGTTCGCCCGCCTGGCCCTGGCGATCATCGACGAACAGCACCGCTTCGGCGTGCAGCAGCGCCTGGCGCTGCGCCAGAAGGGGGTCGACGGCCGCCTCTGCCCGCACCAGCTGATCATGACCGCCACGCCCATTCCGCGGACGCTGGCGATGAGCGCCTATGCCGACCTGGACACCTCGATCCTCGACGAGCTGCCGCCCGGCCGCACGCCGGTGAACACCGTGCTGGTGGCCGACAGCCGCCGCTTCGAGGTGATCGAACGGGTCCGCGCCGCTTGCCGCGAAGGCCGCCAGGCCTATTGGGTCTGCACCCTGATCGAGGAATCCGAAGAGCTCACCTGCCAGGCGGCGGAGACCACCTACGAGGAACTAGCCTCCGCCCTGGGCGAATTGCGTGTCGGGCTGATCCACGGCCGCATGAAGCCGGCGGACAAGGCCACGATCATGGAGGCCTTCAAGGAGGGCATGCTGCAACTGCTGGTGGCGACCACCGTGATCGAGGTCGGCGTCGACGTGCCCAACGCCAGCCTGATGATCATCGAGAACCCCGAGCGCCTGGGCCTGGCCCAGCTGCACCAGCTACGCGGCCGGGTCGGCCGTGGCAGCGCCGCGAGCCATTGCGTGCTGCTCTACCATCCGCCGCTGTCGCAGATCGGTCGCGAACGCCTGGCGATCATGCGCGAGACCTGCGACGGCTTCGTCATCGCCGAGCGCGATCTGGAGTTGCGCGGCCCCGGCGAGATGCTCGGGACACGGCAAACCGGCCTGCTACAGTTCAAGGTCGCCGACCTGATGCGCGACGCCGACCTGCTGCCGGCAGTGCGCGACGCCGCCCAGGCACTGCTGGAACACTGGCCGGAGCACGTCAGCCCGCTATTGTCGCGCTGGTTACGACATGGGCAGCAATACGGCCAAGTGTGA
- a CDS encoding NAD(P)/FAD-dependent oxidoreductase, with protein MSENAPLVIIGTGLAGYNLAREWRKLDGETPLLLITADDGRSYSKPMLSTGFSKDKDADGLAMAEPGAMAEQLKARILTHTRVTGIDPGHKRIWIGEEQVEYRDLVLAWGAETIRVPVQGDALERIFPINDLEDYARFRAAAAGKSRVLLLGAGLIGCEFANDLSSGGYQIDVVAPCEQVMPGLLHPAAAAAVQAGLEGLGVKFHLGPVLNRLEQAGDALLAHLSDGSEIPCDLVVSAVGLRPRIDLAAGAGLEVNRGVVVNRELRTSHANIYALGDCAEVDGLNLLYVMPLMACARALAQTLAGKPTAVSYGPMPVTVKTPVCPLVVSPPPRGSDGEWQVEGSGADLKVLCRDAAGRLLGYALTGAAVNEKLSLNKELPALMA; from the coding sequence ATGAGCGAGAACGCACCGCTGGTGATCATCGGCACCGGCCTGGCCGGCTACAACCTGGCGCGCGAGTGGCGCAAGCTGGACGGCGAAACGCCGCTGCTGCTGATCACCGCGGACGACGGCCGCTCCTACTCCAAGCCGATGCTCTCCACCGGCTTCTCCAAGGACAAGGACGCCGACGGCCTGGCGATGGCCGAGCCAGGCGCCATGGCCGAGCAACTCAAGGCGCGCATCCTCACTCACACCCGCGTGACCGGCATCGATCCGGGGCACAAGCGCATCTGGATCGGCGAAGAGCAGGTCGAGTACCGCGACCTGGTGCTGGCCTGGGGCGCCGAGACCATCCGCGTGCCGGTGCAGGGCGATGCCCTGGAGCGCATCTTCCCGATCAACGACCTGGAGGATTACGCGCGCTTCCGTGCCGCCGCCGCCGGCAAGAGCCGCGTGCTGCTGCTGGGCGCCGGGCTGATCGGCTGCGAGTTCGCCAACGACCTGTCCAGCGGCGGCTACCAGATCGACGTGGTGGCGCCTTGCGAGCAGGTGATGCCGGGCTTGCTGCATCCGGCCGCCGCTGCTGCTGTGCAGGCCGGCCTGGAAGGCCTGGGCGTGAAGTTCCACCTCGGCCCGGTGCTGAACCGCCTGGAGCAGGCCGGCGATGCGTTGCTGGCGCACCTGTCCGATGGCAGCGAAATTCCTTGCGACCTGGTGGTCTCCGCCGTGGGCCTGCGCCCGCGCATCGACCTGGCCGCCGGCGCCGGGCTGGAGGTCAATCGCGGCGTGGTGGTGAACCGCGAGCTGCGTACTTCGCACGCCAACATCTACGCGCTCGGCGACTGCGCCGAAGTGGATGGCCTCAACCTGCTTTACGTGATGCCGCTGATGGCTTGCGCTCGCGCACTGGCGCAGACCCTGGCGGGCAAGCCGACAGCAGTTTCCTACGGCCCCATGCCGGTCACCGTGAAGACCCCGGTATGCCCGCTGGTGGTCTCGCCGCCGCCGCGCGGCAGCGACGGCGAATGGCAGGTGGAAGGCTCTGGCGCGGACCTCAAGGTACTTTGCCGGGATGCCGCCGGTCGCTTGCTCGGTTATGCCCTGACGGGCGCGGCGGTCAACGAAAAGCTCTCGCTGAACAAGGAGTTGCCGGCGCTGATGGCGTAA
- a CDS encoding chorismate lyase, which translates to MPRWLAEDQLPANVDPAVHDWLFDQGSLTRRLTALAEGAFSVEPLCEEWQVLRDDECAALGVPNGSQGWVREVYLHGHGQPWVFARSVAARAALEASGFDLALLGTRSLGELLFSDSAFRRDVIEICLYPAPFLPLEVRRTLLWGRRSCFRRGALGVLVAEVFLPRLWRAAGVDAL; encoded by the coding sequence CTGCCCCGCTGGCTCGCTGAAGACCAACTGCCCGCCAACGTCGACCCCGCCGTACACGACTGGCTGTTCGACCAGGGCTCGCTGACTCGCCGCCTCACCGCCCTCGCCGAAGGCGCCTTCAGCGTCGAGCCGCTGTGCGAGGAGTGGCAAGTGCTGCGCGACGACGAGTGCGCCGCGCTGGGCGTGCCCAACGGCAGCCAGGGCTGGGTGCGCGAGGTCTACCTGCACGGCCACGGCCAGCCCTGGGTGTTTGCCCGCAGCGTCGCCGCGCGCGCCGCACTGGAAGCATCGGGCTTCGACCTGGCGCTGCTTGGCACACGCTCGCTGGGCGAGCTGCTGTTCAGCGACAGCGCGTTCCGCCGCGATGTGATCGAAATCTGCCTGTACCCCGCGCCCTTCCTCCCGCTGGAAGTGCGCCGCACGCTGCTTTGGGGCCGCCGTTCGTGCTTCCGCCGCGGCGCGCTGGGCGTGCTGGTCGCCGAAGTGTTCCTGCCGCGCCTGTGGCGCGCCGCCGGGGTCGACGCCTTATAA
- a CDS encoding rubredoxin yields the protein MRKWQCVICGFIYDEALGLPEEGIAPGTRWEDIPADWICPDCGASKIDFEMIEIA from the coding sequence ATGCGCAAGTGGCAATGCGTGATCTGTGGCTTCATCTACGACGAGGCCCTCGGCCTGCCCGAGGAGGGCATCGCCCCCGGTACGCGCTGGGAAGACATTCCCGCCGACTGGATCTGCCCCGATTGCGGTGCGAGCAAGATCGACTTCGAGATGATCGAAATCGCCTGA
- the ubiA gene encoding 4-hydroxybenzoate octaprenyltransferase, giving the protein MFVALIKPLARLHPRAWDFIQLTRMDKPIGIYLLLWPTLWALWMASGGVPSLKNLVIFILGTVAMRAAGCVINDFADRNFDGHVARTKARPLATGKITVSEAWITFFALLATSFVLVLCTNEKTIFLSFGGAAIAALYPFMKRYTYYPQVVLGAAFSWGIPMAFTAASGKLPAAAWLLFFANVLWTVAYDTYYAMTDREDDLKIGVKSTAILFGDADRVIILTLQGLTLLLTVLAANQLHLGWSFYAGLVVAAGCFAWEFHSTRDRDPQACFKAFLHNHWAGLAIFLGTVADYALR; this is encoded by the coding sequence ATGTTCGTCGCCCTGATCAAACCTCTCGCCCGCCTGCACCCTCGCGCCTGGGACTTCATCCAGTTGACGCGCATGGACAAGCCGATCGGCATCTACCTGCTGCTGTGGCCGACGCTGTGGGCGCTGTGGATGGCCAGCGGCGGCGTTCCCAGCCTGAAGAACCTGGTTATCTTCATCCTCGGCACGGTGGCGATGCGCGCTGCAGGTTGCGTGATCAACGACTTCGCCGACCGCAACTTCGACGGCCACGTTGCGCGCACCAAGGCGCGTCCGCTGGCCACCGGCAAGATCACCGTGAGCGAGGCCTGGATCACCTTCTTCGCGTTGCTGGCGACCAGCTTCGTGCTGGTGTTGTGCACCAACGAGAAGACCATCTTCCTGTCGTTCGGCGGCGCCGCCATCGCCGCGCTCTACCCCTTCATGAAGCGCTACACCTACTACCCGCAGGTGGTGCTGGGCGCGGCCTTCTCCTGGGGCATTCCGATGGCATTCACCGCGGCCAGCGGCAAGCTGCCGGCAGCGGCCTGGCTACTGTTCTTCGCCAACGTGCTGTGGACCGTGGCTTACGACACCTACTACGCGATGACCGACCGCGAGGACGACCTAAAGATCGGCGTGAAATCCACCGCCATCCTCTTCGGCGACGCCGACCGGGTGATCATCCTGACCCTGCAGGGCCTGACGCTCCTGCTGACGGTGCTGGCCGCCAACCAGCTGCACCTGGGCTGGAGCTTCTATGCCGGCCTGGTAGTAGCTGCAGGCTGCTTCGCCTGGGAATTCCACTCGACCCGCGACCGCGACCCGCAGGCCTGCTTCAAGGCCTTCCTGCACAACCATTGGGCGGGGCTGGCGATCTTCCTCGGCACCGTCGCCGACTACGCGCTGCGCTGA
- a CDS encoding HU family DNA-binding protein yields the protein MRKPELAAAIAEKADLTKEQANKVLNALLDEITGALNRKDSVTLVGFGTFIQRHRGARTGKNPQTGQPVKIKASNTVAFKPGKALKDAVN from the coding sequence ATGCGTAAACCAGAACTCGCCGCGGCGATCGCCGAAAAGGCCGACCTCACCAAAGAACAAGCCAACAAGGTGCTGAACGCATTGCTGGATGAGATCACCGGTGCGCTCAACCGCAAGGACAGCGTCACCCTCGTTGGTTTCGGTACCTTCATCCAGCGCCATCGTGGCGCCCGCACTGGCAAGAACCCGCAGACTGGCCAGCCGGTCAAGATCAAGGCCAGCAACACCGTCGCCTTCAAGCCGGGCAAGGCCCTGAAGGACGCAGTCAACTGA
- a CDS encoding rubredoxin produces MKKWQCVVCGLIYDETKGWPEEGIAAGTRWEDVPEDWLCPDCGVGKMDFEMIEIG; encoded by the coding sequence ATGAAAAAGTGGCAATGCGTAGTCTGCGGACTCATCTATGACGAAACCAAAGGCTGGCCGGAAGAAGGCATCGCCGCGGGCACCCGTTGGGAAGACGTGCCGGAAGACTGGCTGTGCCCCGACTGCGGCGTCGGCAAGATGGACTTCGAGATGATCGAGATCGGCTGA
- the glcD gene encoding glycolate oxidase subunit GlcD: MNILYDERLDGALPKVDKPALLVELRAALPDLEILHEPEDLRPYECDGLSAYRCTPLLVVLPEHVEQVQTLLRLCHRMRVPVIARGAGTGLSGGALPLEQGVLLVMARFKRILEVNPAGRYARVQPGVRNLAISQAAAPYGLYYAPDPSSQIACSIGGNVAENAGGVHCLKYGLTVHNLLKVEIVTMDGERLTLGSDALDSPGFDLLALFTGSEGLLGVVVEVTVKLLPKPQMAKVLMASFDDVEKAGRAVADIIAAGIIPGGLEMMDNLSIRAAEDFIHAGYPVDAAAILLCELDGVESDVHEDCLCVEGVLRKAGATDVRLARDEEERARFWAGRKNAFPAVGRISPDYYCMDGTIPRRELPRVLRGIAELSAEYGLRVANVFHAGDGNMHPLILFDANLPGELERAEALGGRILELCVAVGGSITGEHGVGREKINQMCAQFNADELTLFHAVKAAFDPQGLLNPGKNIPTLHRCAEFGAMHIHRGQLPFPDLERF; this comes from the coding sequence ATGAACATCCTTTACGATGAGCGCCTCGATGGCGCACTGCCCAAGGTGGACAAGCCCGCGCTACTCGTCGAGCTGCGCGCCGCGCTGCCGGATCTGGAAATCCTCCACGAGCCGGAGGACCTGCGCCCCTACGAATGCGATGGCCTCTCCGCCTACCGCTGCACGCCGTTGCTGGTGGTGCTGCCCGAACACGTCGAGCAGGTGCAGACCCTGCTGCGCCTGTGCCACCGGATGCGCGTGCCTGTGATCGCGCGCGGCGCCGGTACCGGCCTGTCCGGTGGTGCGCTGCCGCTGGAGCAGGGCGTGCTGCTGGTGATGGCGCGCTTCAAGCGCATCCTCGAAGTGAACCCGGCCGGGCGCTACGCCCGCGTGCAGCCCGGCGTGCGCAACCTGGCCATTTCCCAGGCTGCCGCGCCTTACGGCCTGTACTACGCGCCCGATCCGTCCTCGCAGATCGCCTGTTCGATTGGCGGCAATGTCGCCGAGAACGCCGGCGGCGTGCATTGCCTGAAGTACGGGCTGACGGTGCACAACCTGCTCAAGGTCGAGATCGTCACCATGGACGGCGAGCGCCTGACGCTCGGCTCCGACGCTCTCGACAGCCCTGGCTTCGATTTGCTGGCGCTGTTCACCGGTTCCGAAGGCCTGCTCGGCGTGGTGGTCGAGGTAACCGTGAAGCTGCTGCCCAAGCCGCAGATGGCCAAGGTGTTGATGGCAAGCTTCGATGACGTCGAGAAGGCTGGCCGCGCGGTGGCCGACATCATCGCCGCCGGCATCATCCCCGGCGGCCTGGAGATGATGGACAACCTGTCGATCCGCGCCGCCGAGGACTTCATCCACGCCGGTTACCCGGTGGACGCCGCGGCCATCCTTCTGTGCGAGCTGGATGGCGTGGAGTCCGACGTCCACGAGGATTGCCTCTGCGTCGAAGGCGTGCTGCGCAAGGCCGGCGCTACAGACGTGCGGCTGGCGCGGGACGAAGAAGAGCGGGCGAGGTTCTGGGCTGGTCGCAAGAACGCCTTCCCGGCGGTAGGGCGCATCTCGCCGGACTACTACTGCATGGATGGCACCATCCCGCGCCGCGAACTGCCTCGCGTGCTGCGCGGCATTGCCGAGCTGTCCGCCGAATACGGCCTGCGCGTGGCCAATGTGTTCCACGCCGGCGATGGCAACATGCACCCGCTGATTCTCTTCGACGCCAACCTGCCTGGCGAGCTGGAGCGCGCCGAGGCGCTGGGTGGGAGGATCCTCGAACTCTGCGTGGCGGTGGGCGGCAGCATCACCGGCGAACATGGCGTGGGGCGCGAGAAGATCAACCAGATGTGCGCGCAGTTCAACGCTGATGAGCTGACCCTGTTCCATGCGGTAAAGGCTGCCTTCGATCCGCAGGGTTTGCTCAACCCTGGCAAGAACATTCCCACGCTGCACCGCTGCGCCGAGTTCGGCGCCATGCACATCCACCGTGGGCAGTTGCCGTTTCCGGACCTGGAGCGCTTCTGA
- a CDS encoding aminoacyl-tRNA deacylase and HDOD domain-containing protein — translation MSEAALAEALPAPSVILQLLSRLGVPCRERPDTANLTASRRVQASLLEDAVGSLLVLFPQSQLLDLNRLTELTGRKLLAIKPERLERMLGKHQLSRLPALPPLTSSPCLYDERLLQEPHLLIESGNPGTLLEIATGDFRQLLEKASAARFGVPLEQIRPNLDRPDDDRAEITQAVQAFTARRIQQRLEETIEIPPLPETAQKIIKLRVDPNATVDDITGVVETDPALAAQVVSWAASPYYAAPGKIRSVEDAIVRVLGFDLVINLALGLALGKTLSLPKDHPQHATPYWQQAIYTAAVIEGLTRAIPRAERPEAGLTYLGGLLHSMGYLVLAHIFPPHFSLLCRHLEVNPHVQHDLIEQHLLGITREQIGAWLMRTWDMPEEIYTALRFQHDPEYAGPNASYANLICLATRLLRQNGIGAGPQGPIPQSLLDRLDIPREKAVDAVRKVLDAEAVLRELASQMNPQH, via the coding sequence ATGAGCGAAGCCGCACTCGCCGAAGCACTCCCCGCACCCTCGGTCATCCTCCAGTTGCTCTCGCGCCTGGGCGTGCCCTGCCGGGAGCGTCCCGACACGGCCAACCTGACGGCCTCGCGGAGAGTCCAGGCGAGCCTGCTGGAAGACGCCGTGGGCTCGCTGCTCGTGCTCTTCCCGCAGAGCCAGCTGCTGGACCTCAACCGCCTCACCGAACTGACCGGCCGCAAGCTGCTGGCGATCAAGCCGGAGCGCCTGGAGCGCATGCTCGGCAAGCACCAGCTCAGCCGCCTGCCGGCGCTGCCGCCGCTGACCAGCTCGCCCTGCCTGTATGACGAGCGCCTGCTGCAGGAGCCGCACCTGCTGATCGAGTCGGGCAACCCCGGCACCCTGCTGGAAATCGCTACCGGAGACTTCCGCCAGCTGCTGGAAAAGGCCAGCGCCGCGCGCTTCGGCGTACCACTGGAACAGATCCGGCCGAACCTCGACCGTCCCGACGACGACCGCGCGGAAATCACCCAGGCGGTGCAAGCCTTCACCGCCCGACGCATCCAGCAGCGCCTGGAAGAGACCATCGAGATCCCGCCGCTGCCGGAAACCGCGCAGAAGATCATCAAGCTGCGCGTCGACCCCAACGCCACCGTCGACGACATCACCGGCGTGGTCGAGACCGACCCGGCGCTGGCCGCCCAGGTGGTCAGCTGGGCCGCTTCGCCCTACTACGCCGCGCCGGGCAAGATTCGCTCGGTGGAAGACGCCATCGTCCGCGTGCTGGGCTTCGACCTGGTGATCAACCTCGCCCTGGGCCTCGCCCTGGGCAAGACCCTTAGCCTGCCGAAGGACCATCCGCAGCACGCCACGCCCTATTGGCAACAGGCGATCTACACCGCCGCGGTGATCGAGGGCCTGACCCGCGCCATTCCTCGCGCCGAGCGCCCGGAAGCCGGCCTGACCTACCTCGGCGGCCTGCTGCATAGCATGGGCTACCTGGTCCTGGCGCATATCTTCCCGCCGCACTTCTCGCTGCTCTGCCGGCACCTGGAGGTCAACCCGCACGTGCAGCACGACCTCATCGAGCAGCACCTGCTGGGCATCACCCGCGAGCAGATCGGCGCCTGGCTGATGCGCACCTGGGACATGCCGGAAGAGATCTACACCGCGCTGCGCTTCCAGCACGACCCCGAATACGCCGGGCCCAATGCGTCCTACGCCAACCTGATCTGCCTGGCCACCCGCCTGCTGCGCCAGAACGGCATCGGCGCCGGCCCCCAGGGGCCGATCCCGCAGAGCCTGCTGGACCGCCTGGACATTCCCCGCGAGAAAGCCGTGGACGCCGTGCGCAAGGTGCTCGACGCCGAGGCCGTGCTGCGTGAGCTGGCCTCGCAGATGAACCCCCAGCACTGA
- the glcE gene encoding glycolate oxidase subunit GlcE produces the protein MPPNFDSQAGADRSAELLEQVRQALAERTALSIRGGSSKTFLGRWVDARPLDVAGHTGIVSYDPTELVITARAGTPLRELNAVLDGAGQMLACEPPSFSDKATVGGMLAAGLSGPRRPWAGAVRDFVLGTRMISGLGTHLRFGGQVMKNVAGYDLSRLLAGSFGCLGVITEASFKVLPKPRCHISLRQSIPLERALQRLAEWGQQPLPLSAAALDGEQLYLRFEGNEGSVRAACDRIGGDPLGDGWWEELREQRLAFFRDSRPLWRLSLPATTAPLALPGAQLLDWGGAQRWLKSDASAERIRQAVSAVGGHATCFTPSHVDDPLHPLPESLLKLHRSLKRQLDPQGIFNPGRMYADL, from the coding sequence ATGCCCCCGAATTTCGATTCCCAGGCTGGCGCCGACCGCAGTGCGGAGCTGCTCGAACAGGTGCGCCAGGCCCTGGCGGAACGGACCGCCCTGTCGATTCGCGGCGGCTCCAGCAAGACCTTTCTCGGTCGCTGGGTGGACGCCCGTCCGCTGGATGTTGCCGGCCACACGGGCATCGTTTCCTACGACCCGACCGAGTTGGTCATCACCGCCCGAGCCGGCACTCCGTTGCGCGAGCTGAATGCCGTGCTGGATGGCGCCGGGCAGATGCTTGCTTGCGAGCCGCCAAGCTTCAGCGACAAGGCCACGGTTGGCGGAATGCTCGCCGCCGGGCTGTCCGGCCCGCGCCGGCCCTGGGCGGGCGCAGTGCGCGACTTCGTTCTTGGCACGCGGATGATCAGCGGCCTGGGCACCCACCTGCGCTTCGGCGGCCAAGTGATGAAGAACGTTGCCGGCTACGACCTGTCGCGTCTGCTGGCCGGCAGCTTCGGTTGCCTGGGAGTGATCACCGAGGCCTCGTTCAAGGTGCTGCCCAAGCCGCGCTGCCACATCAGCCTGCGCCAGAGCATTCCGCTCGAGCGCGCGCTCCAGCGCCTCGCCGAGTGGGGCCAGCAACCGCTGCCGCTGAGCGCAGCCGCGCTCGATGGCGAGCAGCTATACCTGCGTTTCGAGGGTAACGAGGGCTCGGTGCGCGCAGCCTGCGACCGCATCGGTGGCGATCCCCTGGGTGACGGCTGGTGGGAGGAGCTGCGCGAACAGCGCCTGGCCTTCTTCCGCGATTCGCGCCCGCTCTGGCGCTTGTCGCTGCCGGCCACGACCGCACCGCTGGCGCTGCCTGGCGCACAGCTGCTGGACTGGGGTGGCGCACAGCGTTGGCTCAAGTCCGACGCTTCCGCCGAGCGGATTCGCCAGGCCGTGAGTGCAGTCGGCGGCCACGCGACCTGCTTCACCCCGAGCCACGTCGACGATCCGCTGCATCCGCTGCCCGAGTCCCTGCTCAAGTTGCATCGGTCGCTGAAGCGCCAGCTCGATCCGCAGGGCATCTTCAACCCCGGGCGCATGTACGCCGACCTCTGA